One genomic region from Halobacteria archaeon AArc-dxtr1 encodes:
- a CDS encoding ATP-binding protein, with amino-acid sequence MRIGNGHRKAQGGYLPYEHKVFSWKRLVSTVGPRRALGVLGGLYIVFGAGWLFSETGQGVPVVNTLLICLLIAGPGLVLVFGAYRLSRTDIAPEYYPGIVSWCLAGFSLMATLLVVYHLQPGESVSTQAPPILTGLASVAGFAVGVHDSRAKTRAHELQARNDVLRQTQIELEDTVDRLEQANYRLERYQKYTNDMLNGIDDLFYVLDVSGSLQRWNETLCEVSGYSDVEIASMSAQDFFDEPSQQTIANAVEEGFEMGNTQVEAQLCTKGGAHIPYEFAASTIENPDGETVLVGVGRDVTDRKKRESELSHRATQQQTVADLGQTALETDDLDDLMQEATCLVAEVLDAEYCKVLDLDSDDRELLLRQGVGWDDGIAGNATVGADEDDSQAGYTLRSEEPVVVSDLSTESRFSGPDLLTSHNVLSGVSTIIGPFGGPWGILGVHDTDRREFSDEDVSFVQSVANVLAEAIERHQYQRELEQLVADLEASNERLEQFAYAASHDLQEPLRMVSSYLRLLESRYEDDFDEEGQEFLDFAVDGADRMRTMIDGLLQYSRVETQGHQLEPIELNDVVEDVYNDLQVKIEDSDAQITTDSLPRVKGDPDQLRQVFQNLVDNAIEYSGDGRPLIHLTAQRRGTKWVISVRDDGIGIDAGDQDRIFEVFQRLHGTTERKGTGIGLALCERIVERHGGDIWVESEPGDGTEFSFTLPATDGSAD; translated from the coding sequence GTGAGAATTGGCAATGGTCATCGTAAAGCCCAAGGCGGCTATCTGCCTTACGAACATAAAGTGTTCTCTTGGAAGCGCCTCGTGTCTACAGTTGGCCCCAGGCGCGCTCTCGGCGTTCTCGGCGGTCTATACATTGTGTTTGGTGCAGGATGGCTCTTTTCCGAGACTGGCCAGGGCGTACCAGTGGTAAATACCCTTCTTATCTGCCTATTGATTGCTGGTCCGGGCCTCGTCCTTGTTTTCGGAGCATATCGACTCTCACGGACCGATATCGCCCCTGAATACTATCCCGGTATCGTCAGCTGGTGTCTCGCCGGATTCAGTCTCATGGCTACCCTCCTCGTCGTGTATCATCTCCAACCTGGAGAGAGCGTTTCCACACAGGCTCCGCCGATCCTCACAGGGCTCGCCAGTGTTGCGGGCTTTGCCGTGGGCGTTCACGACAGCCGGGCAAAGACACGGGCCCATGAACTCCAAGCGCGTAACGACGTTCTCCGCCAGACACAGATCGAGCTCGAAGACACGGTGGATCGACTCGAACAGGCAAACTACCGACTCGAACGGTATCAGAAATACACTAACGACATGCTGAACGGCATCGACGATCTCTTCTACGTGCTTGACGTGAGCGGCAGCCTTCAGCGATGGAACGAGACGCTGTGTGAAGTCTCGGGCTATTCCGATGTGGAAATCGCATCAATGTCTGCACAGGACTTTTTCGACGAGCCATCTCAGCAGACGATTGCGAACGCAGTTGAGGAGGGATTTGAAATGGGGAACACGCAGGTTGAAGCGCAACTGTGTACCAAAGGTGGGGCGCACATTCCGTACGAGTTCGCTGCCTCAACGATCGAAAACCCTGACGGAGAGACAGTGCTAGTCGGGGTCGGACGAGACGTGACTGATCGGAAAAAACGCGAGAGTGAGTTGTCACACCGGGCTACCCAACAACAGACCGTCGCCGATCTCGGCCAAACTGCACTCGAAACTGATGATCTTGACGACCTCATGCAGGAAGCGACCTGCCTAGTGGCCGAAGTATTAGACGCCGAGTACTGCAAGGTACTTGACCTTGATTCTGATGATCGCGAGTTGTTACTTCGACAGGGTGTCGGCTGGGACGACGGCATCGCCGGGAACGCAACCGTCGGCGCAGACGAGGACGACTCTCAAGCTGGCTACACGCTGCGATCCGAAGAGCCGGTAGTTGTCTCTGACCTCTCTACTGAGAGCCGATTCAGCGGACCGGACCTACTGACGTCTCACAACGTCTTGAGTGGGGTTAGCACGATCATCGGCCCCTTCGGCGGGCCATGGGGAATCCTCGGTGTACACGACACTGATCGTCGGGAGTTCTCGGACGAGGACGTCTCGTTCGTCCAGAGCGTTGCGAACGTCCTTGCAGAGGCAATTGAGCGCCACCAGTATCAACGGGAACTCGAGCAGTTGGTTGCCGACCTCGAAGCGTCCAATGAGCGATTAGAGCAATTCGCATATGCGGCTTCCCACGACCTCCAAGAACCCTTACGGATGGTCTCCTCGTATCTTCGGCTGCTCGAAAGTCGATACGAGGACGACTTTGACGAGGAAGGGCAAGAATTCCTAGACTTCGCTGTTGATGGGGCAGACCGAATGCGTACGATGATCGACGGCTTGCTTCAGTATTCACGCGTCGAAACACAAGGCCACCAGCTGGAACCGATTGAGTTGAATGACGTGGTCGAAGATGTCTACAATGACCTCCAGGTGAAAATTGAGGACAGCGATGCCCAAATCACGACAGACTCACTTCCCCGCGTCAAGGGCGACCCCGACCAGCTGCGACAGGTGTTTCAGAATTTGGTGGACAACGCTATCGAGTATAGCGGTGATGGTCGACCACTCATTCACCTGACTGCACAGCGACGCGGCACAAAATGGGTCATCTCAGTTCGTGACGACGGAATTGGGATTGACGCTGGCGATCAGGACCGAATCTTCGAGGTATTCCAGCGACTACACGGCACAACAGAACGGAAGGGAACCGGCATCGGTCTGGCGCTCTGCGAGCGGATCGTCGAGCGCCACGGCGGCGACATCTGGGTTGAATCCGAACCCGGGGATGGGACGGAATTCTCGTTTACACTGCCGGCAACTGATGGTAGCGCTGACTAA
- the sdhC gene encoding succinate dehydrogenase, cytochrome b556 subunit, protein MSQSYNRGLIEDFGRWKEFSAGMWAWIFHKFTGWMLIGYLFTHIAVLSTAIGAASQGDATIAAGEDVYTTTIQGLEGLFIVRVLEVGLLAVAVFHILNGVRLLMIDLGIGLDSQDASFYASLILTGMITVASVPTFLQGVGF, encoded by the coding sequence ATGAGTCAGTCTTACAATCGCGGTCTCATCGAGGACTTCGGCCGGTGGAAGGAGTTCTCGGCCGGGATGTGGGCGTGGATCTTCCACAAGTTCACCGGGTGGATGCTGATCGGCTACCTGTTTACCCACATCGCGGTGTTGAGCACAGCAATCGGCGCGGCGAGTCAAGGTGATGCGACGATCGCAGCGGGGGAGGACGTCTACACGACGACGATCCAGGGGCTCGAGGGCCTGTTTATCGTCCGCGTGCTCGAGGTCGGCCTGCTGGCGGTCGCCGTCTTCCACATCCTTAACGGAGTCCGGCTGCTGATGATCGACCTCGGCATCGGTCTCGACTCCCAGGACGCGAGCTTCTACGCCTCGCTGATCCTCACCGGGATGATCACCGTCGCGAGCGTTCCGACCTTCCTGCAGGGGGTGGGCTTCTAA
- a CDS encoding succinate dehydrogenase → MAERYSSFTPGGTGWLLQRITAAFLVVVLAFHFFQLHFVNHAADVTFAGTQARMDHVGYFLAMVLFLVTAAFHGINGVYNALVNQGLSGTPKKVMLVVLTVAGVALVAQGTYVALVMAGWI, encoded by the coding sequence ATGGCAGAGCGTTACTCATCCTTTACGCCCGGCGGAACCGGCTGGCTCCTTCAGCGCATCACGGCGGCATTTCTCGTCGTCGTCCTCGCCTTTCACTTCTTCCAGCTACACTTCGTCAACCACGCCGCAGACGTTACGTTCGCGGGCACCCAAGCCCGGATGGACCACGTCGGCTACTTCCTGGCCATGGTGTTGTTCCTGGTCACGGCCGCGTTCCACGGTATCAACGGCGTCTACAACGCGCTCGTAAATCAGGGGCTGTCGGGTACGCCCAAGAAGGTCATGCTGGTCGTACTCACCGTCGCTGGCGTCGCGCTCGTCGCACAGGGAACGTACGTCGCGCTGGTCATGGCGGGGTGGATCTAA
- a CDS encoding succinate dehydrogenase/fumarate reductase iron-sulfur subunit produces the protein MSTQQQKPQSQEAPEDPEMKGAESPQQERLDKKAERAKSREETADESETEGETVHLKVFRYDPEVEAKQEPRFDEFHVPFSKGMTVLDALIYARDEFDSSLTFRHSCRQAICGSDAFFVNGSQRLGCKTQISELDQPVRVEPLPHQDVVKDLVVDMDHFYEQMHAVEPYFQSEETPDASELEEQRQSRENREKVKMSTRCIWCGACMSSCNIAAGDNQYLGPAAINKAYRFAMDDREEAEIKEHRLRIIEQEHGVWRCQTQFSCTEVCPKDIPLTEHIQELKREAVKKNLKFW, from the coding sequence ATGAGCACGCAACAACAGAAACCACAGAGTCAGGAGGCACCGGAAGACCCCGAGATGAAAGGGGCCGAGTCGCCCCAGCAGGAGCGACTCGACAAAAAGGCCGAGCGGGCGAAGAGCCGCGAGGAGACCGCAGACGAATCCGAGACAGAGGGGGAGACGGTTCACCTGAAGGTGTTCCGGTACGACCCCGAAGTGGAGGCCAAACAGGAGCCACGCTTCGACGAGTTCCACGTCCCCTTCTCGAAGGGGATGACCGTTCTCGACGCGCTGATCTACGCGCGAGACGAGTTCGACTCCTCGCTTACGTTCCGACACTCCTGTCGGCAGGCGATCTGTGGCTCGGACGCCTTCTTCGTCAACGGCTCCCAGCGCCTGGGCTGTAAGACCCAGATCTCCGAGCTCGACCAGCCGGTGCGAGTCGAGCCGCTTCCCCACCAGGACGTCGTCAAGGACCTGGTCGTCGATATGGACCACTTCTACGAGCAGATGCACGCCGTCGAGCCGTACTTCCAGAGCGAGGAGACGCCCGACGCGAGCGAGCTCGAAGAGCAGCGCCAGTCCAGGGAGAACCGCGAGAAGGTCAAGATGTCGACGCGGTGTATCTGGTGTGGCGCCTGCATGTCGAGCTGTAACATCGCCGCAGGGGACAACCAATACCTCGGACCGGCGGCGATCAACAAGGCCTACCGGTTCGCGATGGACGATCGGGAGGAAGCAGAGATCAAAGAGCACCGACTCCGCATCATCGAGCAGGAACACGGCGTCTGGCGGTGTCAGACCCAGTTCTCCTGTACCGAGGTGTGTCCGAAGGACATCCCCCTCACCGAGCACATTCAGGAGCTCAAGCGTGAGGCAGTGAAGAAGAACCTGAAGTTCTGGTAA
- a CDS encoding FAD-binding protein, with protein MYEHDVIVVGAGGAGLRAAIAAHEAGADVAMVTKLHPVRSHTGAAEGGINAALREGDDWELHAYDTMKGSDYLGDAPAIETLAQDAPEDTITLEHWGMPFSREEDGRVSQRPFGGLSYPRTTYAGAETGHHLLHVMYEQVVKRGIQVYDEWYVMNLATSDEPDPNDRSCHGVVAYDVQSGQIQGFKANQGVILATGGPGQAFDHTTNAVSCTGDGQAMAYRAGVPLEDMEFIQFHPTTLPSTGVLISEGVRGEGGILYNEEGERFMFEHGYAKNDGELASRDVVSRAELTEVNEGRGVEDEYVHLDMRHLGADRILDRLENILHLAEDFEGVDGLVEPMPVKPGQHYAMGGIETDENGETCISGLYAAGECACVSVHGANRLGGNALPELVVFGKRAGYHAAGGDLGPAEIETGYGPGVEDENYDLPITPGEAGLDPADGSIAADGGQVADAEGALERAVERERERVDQLMEKDDGVQHAEIRSKLQRAMTDYVNVFRTEEGVTNALEIIRECREEYRDVYVDDPSRTFNTDLQMTYETRNLIDVAETIALGALVRNEFRGAHWRQENQTRDDENWLKHTLISWNGGKPSIFYRPVILEGEEKTYEPKVRSY; from the coding sequence ATGTACGAACACGACGTTATCGTGGTCGGCGCCGGCGGCGCCGGCCTCCGAGCCGCGATCGCAGCCCACGAGGCGGGAGCCGACGTGGCGATGGTGACGAAGCTCCACCCCGTCCGCAGCCACACCGGCGCGGCCGAGGGCGGCATCAACGCCGCGCTGCGCGAGGGCGACGACTGGGAACTGCACGCCTACGACACGATGAAGGGATCGGACTACCTCGGCGACGCGCCGGCCATCGAGACGCTGGCCCAGGACGCGCCCGAGGACACGATCACCTTAGAACACTGGGGGATGCCGTTCTCCCGCGAAGAGGACGGCCGCGTCTCCCAGCGACCGTTCGGCGGGCTTTCCTACCCGCGAACGACCTACGCTGGGGCCGAGACGGGCCACCACCTGCTGCACGTAATGTACGAGCAGGTCGTCAAACGAGGCATCCAGGTCTACGACGAGTGGTACGTGATGAATCTCGCGACCAGCGACGAACCCGACCCCAACGACCGGAGCTGTCACGGCGTCGTCGCCTACGACGTCCAGAGCGGCCAGATTCAGGGCTTCAAGGCGAATCAGGGCGTCATCCTCGCGACTGGCGGTCCCGGGCAGGCGTTCGACCACACCACCAACGCCGTCTCCTGTACCGGCGACGGGCAGGCGATGGCCTACCGCGCGGGCGTTCCGTTGGAGGACATGGAGTTCATCCAGTTCCACCCGACGACGCTGCCGAGTACGGGCGTCCTCATCTCCGAGGGGGTCCGGGGTGAGGGTGGTATCCTCTACAACGAGGAGGGCGAGCGGTTCATGTTCGAACATGGCTACGCGAAAAACGACGGCGAGCTCGCCTCCCGTGACGTCGTCTCCCGGGCCGAACTCACTGAGGTCAACGAGGGTCGCGGCGTCGAGGACGAGTACGTTCACCTCGACATGCGCCACCTCGGAGCCGACCGCATTCTCGACCGACTCGAAAACATCCTCCACCTCGCGGAGGACTTCGAGGGCGTCGACGGGCTCGTCGAGCCGATGCCGGTCAAGCCCGGCCAGCACTACGCGATGGGCGGCATCGAGACCGACGAGAACGGCGAGACGTGTATCTCCGGACTCTACGCCGCGGGCGAGTGTGCCTGCGTCTCCGTCCACGGCGCCAACCGACTGGGCGGCAACGCCCTCCCCGAACTCGTCGTCTTCGGCAAGCGCGCGGGCTACCACGCCGCGGGCGGCGATCTTGGCCCTGCCGAGATCGAAACCGGCTACGGTCCCGGCGTCGAGGACGAAAACTACGACCTACCGATCACACCCGGCGAGGCCGGCCTCGACCCCGCAGACGGCAGCATCGCCGCCGACGGCGGGCAGGTCGCCGACGCGGAGGGAGCGCTCGAACGCGCCGTCGAACGCGAACGCGAGCGCGTCGATCAGCTGATGGAGAAAGACGACGGCGTCCAGCACGCCGAGATTCGCTCGAAGCTCCAACGGGCGATGACCGACTACGTCAATGTCTTCCGGACCGAGGAGGGCGTCACGAACGCCTTAGAGATCATCCGCGAGTGTCGCGAGGAGTACCGCGACGTCTACGTCGACGATCCCTCGCGGACGTTCAACACTGACCTCCAGATGACCTACGAGACGCGCAACCTGATCGACGTCGCCGAGACGATCGCGCTGGGTGCGCTCGTCAGAAACGAGTTCCGCGGCGCTCACTGGCGCCAGGAGAATCAGACCCGCGACGACGAGAACTGGCTCAAGCACACGCTCATCTCCTGGAACGGCGGGAAGCCGTCGATCTTCTACCGGCCCGTCATCTTAGAGGGTGAGGAGAAGACGTACGAGCCGAAAGTTCGCAGCTACTGA
- a CDS encoding helix-turn-helix domain-containing protein, which translates to MSATQELDVSVPTDIESARGKLVYLYLATAGTATVDSLHDDLGISKGTALSITGALRERGHLRRTNGRYELAC; encoded by the coding sequence ATGAGCGCGACGCAGGAACTCGACGTGTCGGTCCCGACGGACATCGAGTCCGCGCGAGGGAAACTGGTGTACCTCTACCTCGCGACCGCGGGGACCGCGACGGTTGATTCGCTTCACGACGACCTCGGCATCTCCAAGGGCACGGCTCTCTCGATCACCGGCGCACTCCGCGAACGAGGGCATCTCCGACGCACGAACGGGCGGTACGAACTGGCCTGCTAG
- a CDS encoding HD domain-containing protein — protein MNESPIDTDPQRVYDPDANHNFPDEKLHAVLETIQSDAEIETYLEAQNINAVDRMQYNDHGTKHIEIVRNRALCLYDLLKASDVDFNGARQQGLEEADESVIICLAATLHDIGHVVHRDEHAYYSIPLAADILDRLLPEFYDLSETVRMKGEILHAILCHHRAETPLTTEAGLIRVADALDMERGRSRIPYEHGGRGINTLSSQAIKRVTLREGETAPVMVEIAMTNAAGVYQVDNLLKPKVQGSRLEDEIRIVAVNTNEDEEQLVERIEL, from the coding sequence ATGAACGAATCGCCTATCGACACAGATCCCCAGCGTGTCTACGACCCCGACGCGAACCACAACTTCCCCGACGAGAAGCTTCACGCCGTTTTGGAGACGATTCAGTCAGACGCCGAGATCGAGACGTACCTCGAAGCCCAAAATATCAACGCGGTCGATCGGATGCAGTACAACGACCACGGCACCAAACACATCGAGATCGTCCGCAACCGGGCGCTGTGTCTGTACGATCTGTTGAAGGCCAGCGACGTCGACTTCAACGGCGCACGCCAGCAGGGACTCGAGGAGGCCGACGAGTCGGTCATCATCTGCCTGGCCGCGACGCTACACGACATCGGACACGTCGTCCATCGAGACGAGCACGCCTACTACTCGATTCCGCTCGCAGCGGACATTTTGGACCGGCTGCTCCCCGAGTTCTACGACCTTTCGGAGACGGTTCGGATGAAAGGGGAGATTCTCCACGCCATCCTCTGTCACCACCGGGCGGAGACGCCACTCACCACCGAGGCGGGACTCATCCGGGTGGCCGACGCCTTAGACATGGAACGGGGTCGCTCGCGGATCCCGTACGAACACGGCGGGCGCGGAATCAACACGCTCTCGAGCCAGGCGATCAAGCGTGTCACACTTCGTGAGGGAGAGACGGCGCCAGTGATGGTCGAAATCGCGATGACCAACGCCGCGGGTGTCTACCAGGTCGATAACTTGCTAAAGCCGAAGGTACAGGGATCGAGACTCGAAGATGAGATTCGGATCGTCGCCGTAAACACAAACGAGGACGAGGAACAACTGGTCGAGCGTATCGAACTCTAA
- a CDS encoding redoxin domain-containing protein — protein sequence MPTTGDSAPAFTAPLANGDVDSFSLDERVDGDAPIVLAFFPGAFTGVCTTEMCTFQDRLSAFEALDATVYGISRDSPFTLNEFREQNDLEFGLISDLNKEVIDAYDIEMDFDDLGVYGVAKRSVFVVDGDGEITYAWVSDDPGVEPDYDEVEQAVEAAA from the coding sequence ATGCCGACCACCGGCGACTCAGCACCAGCGTTCACCGCACCGCTTGCAAACGGCGACGTCGACTCGTTTAGTCTCGACGAACGCGTCGACGGCGACGCACCGATCGTGCTCGCCTTTTTCCCTGGCGCGTTCACCGGCGTCTGCACGACCGAGATGTGTACGTTCCAGGATCGACTCAGCGCGTTCGAGGCTCTCGACGCAACTGTCTACGGAATCAGCCGTGACTCGCCGTTTACGCTAAACGAGTTCCGCGAGCAGAACGATCTCGAGTTCGGCCTCATCAGCGACCTGAACAAGGAGGTCATCGACGCCTACGACATCGAGATGGACTTCGACGACCTCGGAGTGTACGGCGTCGCCAAGCGATCCGTCTTCGTCGTCGACGGCGACGGCGAGATTACGTACGCGTGGGTTAGCGACGACCCCGGCGTCGAACCCGACTACGACGAAGTCGAGCAAGCAGTCGAAGCAGCAGCGTAA
- a CDS encoding twin-arginine translocase TatA/TatE family subunit translates to MVAEIAPLFIPGAPGGPELLIILFIAILLFGANKIPKLARSTGEAMGEFQKGREKVETELEEMRETGDFDEDDETDFVDTEPVSAENETVTDAETETETN, encoded by the coding sequence ATGGTAGCCGAAATCGCACCGCTGTTCATCCCTGGTGCACCCGGGGGTCCGGAACTGCTGATCATCCTCTTCATCGCCATTCTGTTGTTCGGGGCAAATAAGATCCCGAAGCTGGCTCGGTCGACCGGTGAGGCCATGGGCGAGTTCCAGAAGGGTCGTGAGAAGGTCGAAACAGAACTTGAAGAGATGCGTGAGACGGGAGACTTCGACGAGGACGACGAGACCGACTTCGTCGACACCGAGCCCGTCAGCGCTGAGAACGAGACGGTCACCGACGCCGAGACGGAGACCGAGACGAACTAA
- a CDS encoding type II secretion system F family protein, whose protein sequence is MLADSVSFLYALSTGSLDHLELFEAIAGAEDAYGEVAAEFRTLLLETRYTDADYRTAIANRAAVTPSDDFSKFLTDLLSTIDSGGDIERFLADETERYSRTARRRQERILDSLDLVGELYLTVSLFPLFFLVIIVVGQLIPGSGVQTELLYLAVYGLTPLVGIAFLVLVSAVTPDEPGDGFLYQDREVGSPTGGWRRRQGPSHAESSFPDTEIFDRIRRRERMHRRKRLLARPHRFVLDRPLSTLVVTVPASVVLLAFAVALGFTPRSLSGLVAEPVRGTAVYVYTPLYLILVPLATVYEWNAWRRNAVTATLSTVLRNLSSANETGLTFLESLRTVSTLERGLLARELDVVTTKVAYGTSLRPALVQFANTYQTPRLARTVRLLGHAQEASNNLSAVLQTAAQTSERHETLERDRVARARTQIVIVSLTFLTALVVFAILQTQFLETMGELDLTPNSTGADPDSPLDVDRLSLLFFHTLTVQAFVSGLICGYLRDGCLASGLKYVLCLATVALLTWSVIA, encoded by the coding sequence TTGCTGGCTGACTCGGTTTCCTTTCTGTACGCCCTCTCGACCGGTTCGCTCGACCACCTCGAACTGTTCGAGGCGATCGCTGGCGCGGAGGACGCCTACGGTGAGGTCGCCGCCGAGTTTCGCACTCTGTTGCTCGAAACGCGGTACACTGACGCCGATTATCGGACAGCAATTGCGAACCGAGCGGCGGTCACACCCAGTGACGACTTCTCGAAGTTCCTAACCGACTTGCTCTCGACGATCGATAGCGGCGGCGACATTGAGCGATTTCTGGCAGACGAGACCGAACGCTACAGTCGAACTGCGAGACGCCGTCAGGAGCGAATCCTGGATTCACTCGACCTCGTGGGAGAGCTGTATCTAACCGTCTCACTGTTCCCGCTGTTCTTTCTCGTCATTATCGTCGTCGGCCAGCTGATTCCCGGTAGCGGTGTCCAGACTGAACTGCTCTATCTGGCTGTATACGGGCTCACGCCGCTTGTTGGGATCGCGTTTCTCGTCCTCGTTTCGGCGGTGACGCCCGACGAACCAGGTGACGGATTCCTGTACCAGGACAGAGAAGTCGGGTCACCCACTGGCGGGTGGCGCCGACGGCAGGGTCCCAGCCACGCTGAATCGTCGTTTCCAGACACCGAGATATTCGACCGAATTCGGCGCCGGGAGAGGATGCACCGACGCAAACGGCTGCTGGCTCGGCCACACCGTTTCGTTCTCGATCGACCGCTATCCACGCTCGTCGTGACTGTCCCGGCGTCGGTCGTACTCCTCGCATTCGCGGTCGCTCTCGGGTTCACACCGCGGTCGCTCTCTGGGCTCGTAGCCGAGCCGGTTCGGGGAACGGCCGTGTACGTGTATACACCGCTCTATCTCATCCTCGTTCCGCTCGCAACCGTCTACGAGTGGAACGCTTGGCGCCGAAACGCAGTCACTGCCACACTGTCGACGGTCCTTCGGAACCTCTCGAGTGCAAACGAGACGGGGCTCACGTTCCTCGAGTCACTCCGGACCGTCTCGACACTGGAACGTGGCTTGCTCGCCCGCGAGCTCGACGTCGTAACCACGAAGGTCGCGTACGGAACCAGTCTCCGCCCCGCCCTTGTACAGTTCGCAAACACGTACCAGACACCGCGTCTCGCAAGAACCGTCCGGCTTCTGGGTCACGCACAGGAAGCCTCGAACAATCTCTCTGCCGTACTCCAGACCGCAGCACAGACGAGCGAGCGCCACGAGACGCTCGAACGGGACCGTGTCGCTCGCGCCCGAACGCAAATCGTCATCGTCTCTCTGACGTTCCTGACGGCTCTCGTCGTCTTCGCGATCCTCCAGACACAGTTTTTAGAGACGATGGGTGAGTTGGACCTCACACCCAACTCGACGGGTGCAGATCCCGATTCTCCGCTTGACGTAGATCGGCTTTCGTTGCTGTTTTTCCATACGTTGACCGTACAGGCGTTCGTCTCCGGGCTCATCTGTGGCTATCTCCGGGATGGCTGTCTCGCAAGCGGTCTCAAGTACGTTCTGTGTTTGGCCACCGTAGCACTCCTCACGTGGTCGGTTATCGCCTGA